In the genome of Carassius carassius chromosome 47, fCarCar2.1, whole genome shotgun sequence, one region contains:
- the LOC132130299 gene encoding olfactory receptor 4E2-like yields the protein MDNMSYPVILTLIVPKESKSYRHAYFICFLALYVLILSINIRLVMAIIMEKSFHEPMYIFLGQLCINGIYGATGFYPKILSDLILDSYVISFHMCALQIFVIYSSLLCEFTILTVMSYDRYVAICKPLDYHSRLTKNTCVKLILFSWIVPTCSILTATLLSHFRPICAYHIDKLYCDNWSVVKLSCASSFVNNVYGYIVTVIFLSFVVIIIVSYIKLIAACKIFLENRRKFWKTCLPHIFSLINFTFSFLFDIMYSRYGSNDISESLRNFLALELVIVPPVFNPLIYGLNISAVRKSVFTFCYIKSKCLTCTKKMKT from the coding sequence ATGGATAACATGTCTTACCCTGTGATACTGACTTTAATAGTGCCCAAAGAATCTAAATCATATAGGcatgcatattttatttgttttcttgccTTATATGTGCTTATATTGTCAATAAATATTCGTCTTGTTATGGCCATTATAATGGAGAAATCTTTTCACGAACCAATGTACATATTTTTGGGTCAATTGTGTATAAATGGGATTTATGGAGCCACAGGATTCTACCCCAAAATTTTGTCTGATTTAATATTGGATTCATATGTGATCTCCTTTCATATGTGTGCTCTGCAGATATTTGTGATTTATAGCTCTTTACTGTGTGAGTTCACAATCTTAACAGTCATGTCTTATGACAGATATGTAGCCATATGTAAACCTTTAGACTATCATTCCAGATTAACTAAAAACACCTGTGTGAAATTAATTCTTTTTTCATGGATTGTTCCCACTTGTTCTATTTTAACTGCCACTCTGTTATCACATTTTAGGCCAATTTGTGCCTATCATATAGATAAATTATATTGTGACAACTGGTCAGTTGTAAAACTCTCCTGTGCTTCATCTTTTGTTAATAATGTATATGGATATATTGTTACTGTTATATTTTTAAGCTTTGTAGTAATTATCATAGTGTCCTATATAAAACTGATCGctgcatgtaaaatatttttagaaaacagACGGAAATTCTGGAAAACATGTCTGCCACATATATTTTCACTGAtaaattttactttttcttttctttttgatatTATGTATAGCAGATATGGTTCTAATGATATTTCAGAGAGTTTGCGTAATTTTTTGGCTCTAGAATTGGTGATAGTCCCACCTGTGTTCAATCCTCTTATCTATGGGTTAAATATTAGTGCTGTACGCAAAagtgtttttactttttgttacATCAAGAGTAAATGTTTAACATGCACCAAAAAGatgaaaacataa